The Thermoflavifilum sp. genome contains a region encoding:
- a CDS encoding AraC family transcriptional regulator — translation MRDSIYDQIMREITPLTQTDCFTIAVRVKSNFNFPLHYHEEYELNFIMNASGAQRVVGDHMEEIGDLELVLVGPNLPHAWFTHRCMSKEIREITIQFHKDLFDEKFLRRNQLSFIRMMFEKSLRGILFSRETIEQIMPRIIHLNQKQGFDSVLELMSILHDLSTSRNMRLLSSDSFQSLRFSQHFSPRIERTLEYIEKHFNKPITLAEISRLNNMTETAFSRYFRIKTGMTFIDSLMEKRLAHASRMLMETNLSIAEIAYKCGFNNISNFNRIFKRKKGCTPRQYRERYREVSRIFI, via the coding sequence ATGCGTGACTCTATTTATGACCAGATTATGAGGGAAATCACACCCCTTACACAAACTGATTGTTTTACTATTGCTGTCCGGGTAAAATCAAATTTCAATTTTCCGTTACATTATCATGAAGAATATGAATTGAATTTTATCATGAATGCATCCGGAGCGCAACGTGTGGTGGGAGACCATATGGAGGAGATCGGTGATCTGGAACTGGTGCTGGTGGGCCCGAATCTACCCCATGCCTGGTTTACGCATCGCTGTATGAGTAAAGAAATTCGCGAAATCACCATTCAATTTCATAAAGATTTATTTGATGAAAAATTTTTGCGGCGAAATCAACTGAGTTTTATTCGTATGATGTTCGAGAAATCATTGAGGGGAATTTTATTTTCCAGAGAAACCATTGAACAAATTATGCCGCGGATTATTCACCTGAATCAAAAACAGGGGTTCGATTCCGTACTGGAGCTGATGTCGATCCTGCACGATTTATCTACTTCGCGCAATATGCGATTATTATCGAGCGATAGCTTTCAGTCGTTGCGATTTTCACAACATTTCAGTCCACGTATCGAACGCACCCTGGAGTATATAGAAAAACATTTCAACAAGCCCATCACACTGGCTGAAATATCGAGACTGAATAATATGACCGAAACTGCATTCAGTCGCTATTTTCGCATCAAGACGGGAATGACATTTATTGACAGTCTCATGGAAAAAAGGCTTGCACATGCCAGTCGCATGCTTATGGAAACGAATCTGTCGATTGCTGAGATCGCTTATAAATGCGGCTTTAATAATATTTCCAATTTTAATCGTATTTTTAAAAGGAAGAAAGGATGCACGCCGCGCCAGTATCGTGAACGTTACAGAGAAGTAAGCCGGATATTCATTTAA
- a CDS encoding glycosyl hydrolase yields MNRRIYIWICCMSLFYFLYARDTLAQIDAQANPTTQHLFTRLYQLGWQGKKLFGHQESLEYGVGWRYLSDHSDVYAVAGDYPAVLGCDLSGIELNDSLNIDRVPFRLIRQDAIRQFEAGGVVTFSWHMHNPVTGGSAWDTSGGDVVAALLPGGKAHTVYIHYLHQAARFLNSLKTESGTYVPVILRLFHELNGNWFWWGRSHASSEQMRSLWAFTVSYLRDSLHLHHILYAYNTDRFADAPAYLERYPGDDWVDIMGFDIYQAYDIAANQAFRNQLSDMCRLLDSMARHHHKIPALTEFGYNMLPDSTWWTQVFGPAIVPYDLAYILAWRNAGRKSDGSMEFYVPYPGQATAADFKRFISKYAIVLRSEAASLHLYP; encoded by the coding sequence ATGAACCGCAGGATATATATCTGGATTTGTTGTATGAGCTTGTTTTATTTTTTATATGCACGTGATACGCTGGCCCAGATCGACGCGCAGGCCAACCCGACCACCCAACATTTATTCACTCGTCTTTATCAACTTGGCTGGCAGGGAAAAAAATTGTTCGGTCATCAAGAAAGCCTGGAATATGGTGTCGGCTGGCGATATCTATCCGATCACAGCGATGTATATGCCGTGGCGGGAGATTATCCAGCGGTGCTGGGATGTGATCTGAGCGGCATCGAGTTAAACGACAGTTTGAATATCGATCGGGTGCCGTTCCGGCTGATCCGGCAAGATGCCATCCGCCAATTTGAAGCCGGTGGTGTAGTTACCTTCAGCTGGCATATGCATAATCCGGTGACGGGAGGCTCGGCCTGGGATACCTCCGGCGGCGATGTGGTGGCGGCGTTATTACCTGGAGGTAAGGCACATACCGTGTACATTCACTATCTGCATCAGGCGGCTCGTTTTCTCAACAGCCTGAAAACGGAGTCGGGGACTTATGTTCCGGTTATTCTGCGGTTGTTTCATGAGCTTAATGGCAATTGGTTCTGGTGGGGACGATCGCACGCGTCGTCTGAACAAATGCGTTCGCTCTGGGCGTTTACGGTGAGCTATCTGCGCGACAGCTTGCACCTGCATCATATCCTGTATGCCTACAATACCGATCGCTTTGCCGATGCCCCGGCCTATCTGGAGCGTTATCCCGGCGACGATTGGGTTGATATCATGGGATTTGATATCTATCAGGCTTACGATATCGCCGCCAATCAAGCCTTCCGGAATCAACTGAGCGACATGTGTCGCCTGCTCGACAGCATGGCCCGGCATCATCATAAAATACCGGCCCTCACCGAATTTGGATACAATATGTTGCCCGATAGCACCTGGTGGACGCAGGTCTTCGGCCCGGCCATAGTACCCTACGACCTGGCCTATATACTGGCCTGGCGCAATGCGGGCCGTAAATCCGACGGCAGTATGGAATTCTACGTACCCTATCCCGGGCAGGCCACTGCTGCCGATTTCAAACGTTTTATTTCGAAATATGCCATCGTATTACGCAGCGAAGCCGCTTCGCTGCATCTTTACCCGTAA